A stretch of Aerococcus christensenii DNA encodes these proteins:
- the tsaB gene encoding tRNA (adenosine(37)-N6)-threonylcarbamoyltransferase complex dimerization subunit type 1 TsaB has translation MRVLAMDTSTEAMSIALIEENDVKMELNTYTKIKHSKQLLPLIQVACRAINWSISSVEAIAVTRGPGSYTGLRIGVTTAKVLAKELRVPLYSVGSLEALAVNVKEDGPVFPFLNARRQTVFLAGYQKGEAWQTLLPVGHYTLEDWLDTIDEAFPTGPLYFVSPDASLFEAAIQEKWGERAKILAKEDSHLAAHRLLEAPFREEDADIFVPEYAKLAEAEEKWQASHPDQVAAHHGSYVERAD, from the coding sequence ATGCGGGTATTAGCGATGGATACATCGACTGAAGCAATGAGTATTGCTTTAATCGAAGAGAATGATGTCAAAATGGAATTGAATACATATACAAAAATCAAACATTCTAAGCAGCTCTTGCCTTTGATCCAAGTAGCATGTCGAGCAATCAATTGGTCGATTTCGTCTGTGGAAGCCATAGCAGTGACGAGAGGGCCGGGATCTTATACAGGCTTAAGAATTGGCGTGACAACGGCAAAGGTTTTAGCGAAAGAACTAAGGGTCCCTTTGTATTCTGTAGGCTCTTTGGAAGCTTTAGCGGTAAACGTCAAGGAAGACGGTCCTGTTTTTCCTTTTTTAAATGCGAGACGTCAGACAGTTTTTTTAGCAGGTTACCAAAAAGGAGAAGCGTGGCAAACTTTGCTTCCAGTGGGGCACTATACGCTAGAAGATTGGTTGGATACGATTGATGAGGCTTTTCCCACCGGGCCCCTTTACTTTGTGAGTCCAGATGCCTCTCTTTTTGAAGCGGCTATTCAGGAAAAATGGGGAGAGCGGGCTAAGATTTTAGCCAAAGAGGATAGTCACTTGGCTGCTCATCGCTTGTTGGAAGCCCCATTTAGAGAAGAAGATGCAGACATTTTTGTCCCAGAGTATGCTAAATTAGCGGAAGCGGAGGAAAAGTGGCAAGCTAGCCATCCTGACCAAGTGGCAGCCCACCATGGAAGCTATGTGGAAAGAGCAGATTAA
- a CDS encoding redox-sensing transcriptional repressor Rex, with the protein MAKVPRATAKRLPLYYRYLSRFKNMGKKRISSSELSEAIKVDSATIRRDFSHFGALGKRGYGYDVDELLDFFSLQLYQDRLTTVALIGVGNLGNALLNYNFKRTNNIRIGAAFDVNPEIVGRVHSGVPVYPLSELKTIMQDMDITIAILAVPDSVAQETTNNLCDAGIKGILNFTPIVLDVGNRVHVQNVDLANELQTLIYFIGTNDKNNR; encoded by the coding sequence ATGGCAAAGGTTCCACGTGCTACTGCTAAGCGTCTTCCTTTGTACTATCGCTATCTTAGTCGATTTAAGAATATGGGAAAAAAACGAATTTCTTCTAGTGAATTAAGTGAAGCTATTAAGGTAGATTCGGCAACGATTCGTCGTGATTTTTCTCACTTTGGAGCGTTAGGGAAGCGCGGATACGGGTATGATGTTGATGAATTATTAGATTTCTTTAGTTTACAATTGTATCAAGATCGCTTAACAACTGTTGCCTTAATAGGTGTGGGCAATTTAGGGAATGCCTTATTGAATTATAATTTTAAACGGACGAATAACATTCGCATAGGCGCAGCCTTCGATGTTAATCCAGAAATTGTTGGTCGTGTGCATAGTGGAGTTCCTGTTTATCCATTAAGTGAATTAAAGACGATTATGCAAGATATGGATATTACGATTGCTATTTTAGCAGTGCCAGATAGTGTTGCACAGGAAACAACCAATAATTTATGTGATGCTGGAATTAAAGGAATTTTGAATTTTACACCAATTGTTTTGGATGTGGGTAACCGTGTTCATGTTCAAAATGTAGACTTGGCGAATGAATTACAAACATTGATCTATTTTATTGGAACGAACGATAAAAATAATCGATAA
- the groL gene encoding chaperonin GroEL (60 kDa chaperone family; promotes refolding of misfolded polypeptides especially under stressful conditions; forms two stacked rings of heptamers to form a barrel-shaped 14mer; ends can be capped by GroES; misfolded proteins enter the barrel where they are refolded when GroES binds) has translation MAKDIKYSSDARQALVNGIDKLANTVKVTLGPKGRNVVLERSFGSPLITNDGVTIAKDVELEDHFENMGAKLVAEVASKTNDVAGDGTTTATIMTQALVHEGFKNVTAGANPVGIRRGIDQAIREAVNGLKEISVPVESKESIANVAAISSGDKEIGKLIADAMEKVGQDGVITVEESQSMDTTLEVVEGMQFDRGYLSQYFVTDNDKMEAALDDPYILLTDKKITNIQDILPLLEKIVQKGKALLIVADDIEGEALPTLVLNKIRGTFNVVAVKAPGFGDRRKAQLEDLAILTGGTVITDDLGLELKDTTLEQLGQAGRVTITKDDTTVVEGKGNKEQLEQRVAHIKKQIEDSTSDYDREKLQERLAKLAGGVAVVRVGGATESEQKERKLRIEDALNATRAAVEEGIVAGGGTAYMNVQPRVAALVDQLSGDEATGADIVRRALEMPLRQIAENAGLEGSVIVEHIHEKELGVGYNAASGQWVDMIKDGVVDPTKVSRSALQNAGSVAGLILTTEAVVADQPKPEKDDAGMAPQAPGMY, from the coding sequence ATGGCTAAAGATATTAAATATTCAAGTGATGCAAGACAAGCTTTGGTAAACGGTATTGATAAGTTGGCGAATACGGTTAAAGTAACGCTTGGACCTAAGGGACGTAATGTAGTTCTTGAACGGAGCTTTGGTTCTCCATTAATTACCAATGATGGAGTAACTATTGCGAAAGATGTTGAATTAGAAGATCATTTTGAAAATATGGGAGCAAAATTAGTCGCAGAAGTCGCCTCTAAGACCAATGATGTTGCTGGGGACGGAACGACAACCGCTACTATTATGACTCAAGCACTTGTTCATGAAGGCTTTAAGAATGTTACTGCTGGGGCTAATCCTGTAGGTATTCGTCGTGGGATTGACCAAGCTATTCGGGAAGCAGTTAATGGCTTAAAAGAAATTTCTGTTCCTGTAGAATCTAAAGAATCCATTGCGAATGTTGCAGCTATCTCATCTGGCGATAAAGAAATCGGTAAATTAATTGCAGATGCTATGGAAAAAGTAGGTCAAGATGGTGTTATCACCGTTGAAGAATCTCAATCTATGGATACCACTTTGGAAGTTGTAGAAGGGATGCAATTTGATCGCGGTTACCTTTCCCAATATTTTGTAACAGATAATGACAAGATGGAAGCTGCCTTAGACGATCCTTATATCTTGTTAACAGATAAAAAGATTACCAATATTCAAGATATTTTACCTTTACTTGAAAAAATTGTTCAAAAGGGCAAAGCTTTATTAATTGTTGCTGATGATATTGAAGGGGAAGCTCTTCCAACTTTAGTTTTGAATAAGATTCGTGGAACTTTTAATGTGGTTGCTGTGAAAGCTCCTGGTTTTGGTGACCGTCGGAAAGCTCAATTAGAAGACTTAGCTATCTTAACAGGTGGTACAGTTATTACAGATGACCTTGGATTAGAATTGAAAGACACCACTCTTGAACAATTAGGTCAAGCTGGTCGTGTAACGATCACCAAAGATGACACTACTGTTGTAGAAGGTAAAGGAAACAAAGAACAACTCGAACAACGTGTCGCACATATTAAGAAACAAATCGAAGACAGCACTTCTGATTATGACCGTGAAAAATTACAAGAACGTTTAGCTAAATTAGCAGGCGGCGTGGCTGTTGTCCGTGTCGGTGGCGCAACGGAATCTGAACAAAAAGAACGTAAGTTACGTATTGAAGACGCTTTGAACGCTACACGTGCAGCGGTTGAAGAAGGTATTGTTGCTGGTGGTGGAACTGCTTATATGAACGTTCAACCTCGTGTAGCTGCTTTAGTAGATCAATTAAGCGGAGATGAAGCAACTGGTGCTGATATCGTTCGTCGTGCCTTAGAAATGCCTCTTCGCCAAATTGCTGAAAATGCTGGCTTAGAAGGTTCTGTTATTGTTGAACATATTCATGAAAAAGAACTTGGTGTAGGTTACAACGCAGCAAGTGGTCAATGGGTAGATATGATTAAAGATGGTGTCGTTGATCCTACAAAAGTTTCAAGATCTGCTTTACAAAATGCAGGTTCTGTTGCTGGCTTAATCTTAACGACTGAAGCTGTTGTGGCAGATCAACCAAAACCTGAAAAAGATGATGCAGGTATGGCCCCACAAGCTCCAGGCATGTATTAA
- a CDS encoding adenylosuccinate synthase: protein MTSVVVVGTQWGDEGKGKITDYLSKNANIISRYQGGDNAGHTVQFNNQTFKLHLVPSGIFASDKLSVIGNGVVLNPKSLLEELDYLHKAGISTDNLRISERTQVIMPYHRLIDRLDEERKGDNKIGTTQKGIGPAYVDKYARIGIRMGDLIDPETFREQLKAHLDVKNELLTKFYGVEPLDYESMLEEYTAYGQQLKAYVTDTSLLLNDAYEEGKNLLFEGAQGILLDIDHGTYPFVTSSNPVAGGAATGAGIGPTRLDTVIGVCKAYTSRVGDGPFPTELFDEIGNRIREIGHEYGTTTGRPRRIGWFDGVVVAHARRVSGVTKLALNCLDVLTGLDEIKICVGYKLPDGTISRSYPANLRLLNQCTPVYESLPGWQEDITGCTHFDDLPENAKAYVHRICEVVGAPVATVSVGPDREQTLILDHIW from the coding sequence ATGACATCGGTTGTTGTTGTAGGAACACAATGGGGGGACGAAGGTAAAGGGAAAATTACTGACTACCTCAGCAAAAACGCTAATATTATTTCACGTTATCAAGGTGGGGATAATGCAGGACATACTGTTCAGTTCAATAATCAGACCTTTAAATTACATCTGGTTCCTTCTGGAATTTTCGCCTCTGATAAATTAAGTGTGATCGGAAACGGCGTCGTTTTAAATCCAAAATCTTTACTCGAAGAATTAGATTATCTTCATAAAGCAGGTATTTCCACAGATAATCTACGTATTTCAGAAAGAACACAAGTGATTATGCCTTACCACCGTTTAATTGATCGTTTAGACGAAGAACGTAAAGGGGATAATAAAATCGGAACCACCCAAAAAGGAATTGGGCCAGCTTACGTCGATAAATACGCACGAATCGGTATTCGTATGGGAGATTTAATCGACCCTGAAACCTTCCGTGAACAACTCAAAGCTCACTTAGACGTTAAAAACGAATTGCTCACCAAATTCTACGGTGTAGAACCTCTTGATTACGAAAGTATGTTAGAAGAATACACTGCTTATGGTCAACAATTAAAAGCTTATGTAACAGATACTTCCTTATTGCTAAATGACGCTTACGAAGAAGGCAAGAACTTATTATTTGAAGGAGCACAAGGTATCCTCCTAGATATCGACCATGGAACCTATCCATTCGTTACTTCTTCGAATCCTGTCGCAGGTGGCGCAGCAACAGGCGCTGGCATTGGACCTACACGTCTCGATACAGTTATCGGCGTATGCAAGGCTTACACTTCTCGCGTAGGTGACGGTCCATTCCCTACTGAACTCTTTGACGAAATTGGAAACCGTATCCGTGAAATTGGTCATGAATATGGAACAACTACTGGTCGTCCACGTCGTATCGGCTGGTTCGATGGTGTGGTAGTTGCTCACGCTCGCCGCGTATCCGGAGTAACCAAACTCGCCTTAAACTGCTTAGATGTTTTAACCGGATTAGACGAAATTAAAATCTGTGTAGGTTACAAACTTCCAGATGGCACAATCAGCCGCTCCTACCCAGCTAACCTTCGTCTTCTTAACCAATGCACACCTGTTTACGAATCCTTACCAGGTTGGCAAGAAGATATCACAGGATGCACACATTTCGATGATCTTCCAGAAAATGCCAAAGCTTACGTTCATCGTATCTGTGAAGTAGTTGGCGCACCCGTTGCTACCGTATCCGTTGGCCCAGATCGCGAACAAACTTTAATTTTAGATCACATTTGGTAA
- the thiW gene encoding energy coupling factor transporter S component ThiW yields the protein MKQTNSKKLALAAMLTAVAVAGSTLSFPIFGSRCAPVQHMVNVLCAVLLGPGYGLLAGFLASLLRNLWGLGTLLAYPGTLCGALLCGLTYKYSKKLSLTCLAEVVGTGILGGLLAYPIAIAFMGKSTANLAVYVYVGPFLISTAVGSVISFMFLTYLKKVGLLDRLQKNLER from the coding sequence ATGAAACAAACAAATAGTAAAAAATTAGCTTTAGCGGCTATGTTGACAGCAGTCGCTGTCGCAGGATCTACTTTATCCTTTCCTATTTTCGGAAGTCGGTGTGCGCCTGTTCAGCACATGGTCAATGTTTTATGTGCCGTCTTATTAGGACCAGGGTATGGTTTGTTAGCAGGCTTTTTAGCATCTTTACTTCGGAATTTATGGGGATTAGGGACTTTACTTGCCTATCCAGGGACTTTGTGCGGGGCCTTGTTATGCGGGCTTACCTATAAATATAGCAAAAAATTGAGTTTAACGTGTTTAGCAGAAGTGGTTGGAACAGGGATTTTAGGCGGACTTTTGGCTTACCCCATTGCCATAGCCTTTATGGGAAAAAGTACAGCGAATTTAGCAGTCTATGTTTATGTGGGACCTTTCTTGATCTCGACAGCTGTAGGATCAGTGATTTCCTTTATGTTCCTCACCTACTTGAAGAAGGTCGGGCTGCTCGACCGTCTTCAGAAAAATTTGGAGAGATAA
- the rimI gene encoding ribosomal protein S18-alanine N-acetyltransferase, whose protein sequence is MEAMWKEQIKTWAKTFAYRGKRLFSSNVWVSLHEQLDLPVTQVTLEDGLEVSIALSDAVWLDQMVEMEKVCYPKAVLWDLSDFYVDLVYHPSTFYLQAFLEDELLAFMGCRKDRRAVHISNIMVLPSYQRRGIGGMLMQLLKTLLPSLDRERIDLEVRVSNQSAQRFYEKEGFKNVTCQKNYYLDNQEDAFIFLWERAKSSQAAQPVIDFQTYHLCEDNEKTAQQLSAFFEKSLQGTPKLPISSLERQLSNPYFYFFVLKDEEENWLGAASFQKIDQEGELFYIAIHPEARKQGLGRRLLQEALQTLQSEGMKTCYLEVRASNVPAQKLYENFHFVKVDCRKNYYQNNQEDAKIYKWEKDTD, encoded by the coding sequence ATGGAAGCTATGTGGAAAGAGCAGATTAAGACATGGGCGAAGACCTTTGCCTATAGGGGAAAGCGCCTTTTTTCGTCTAATGTGTGGGTGAGTTTGCATGAACAGTTAGATTTACCAGTAACACAAGTCACCTTAGAAGACGGATTGGAAGTCAGTATTGCTCTGTCGGATGCAGTTTGGCTGGATCAAATGGTTGAGATGGAGAAAGTGTGTTATCCAAAGGCTGTTCTTTGGGACTTAAGTGATTTTTATGTAGATTTGGTGTATCATCCATCTACTTTCTATTTACAGGCTTTCTTAGAAGATGAGCTATTAGCTTTTATGGGTTGTCGTAAAGATCGTCGTGCAGTTCATATTTCGAATATTATGGTTTTGCCTTCTTATCAAAGAAGGGGAATCGGGGGAATGTTAATGCAGTTGTTAAAGACTTTGTTGCCTTCCTTGGACAGGGAACGAATCGACTTAGAAGTAAGAGTTTCAAATCAGTCTGCTCAACGCTTTTATGAGAAGGAAGGTTTCAAGAACGTGACCTGCCAGAAAAATTACTACCTTGATAATCAAGAAGATGCTTTTATTTTTTTGTGGGAGAGGGCAAAAAGCAGTCAGGCAGCTCAGCCCGTTATTGACTTTCAGACTTATCATTTGTGCGAGGACAATGAAAAGACCGCTCAGCAATTGTCCGCTTTCTTTGAAAAATCTCTTCAAGGAACACCTAAACTTCCTATTTCTTCTTTGGAACGGCAATTAAGTAATCCTTACTTTTACTTTTTTGTGTTGAAGGATGAAGAAGAGAATTGGTTAGGAGCGGCTTCTTTCCAGAAGATTGACCAAGAGGGGGAACTTTTTTATATTGCTATTCATCCCGAGGCTCGAAAGCAAGGGTTAGGGCGACGCCTTTTACAAGAAGCTTTGCAGACTTTGCAGAGTGAAGGAATGAAGACCTGTTATTTAGAGGTCAGAGCCTCTAATGTACCCGCTCAAAAGTTGTATGAGAATTTTCACTTTGTTAAGGTGGACTGCAGAAAAAATTATTATCAAAATAATCAAGAAGATGCCAAAATTTATAAATGGGAGAAGGATACGGATTGA
- a CDS encoding DUF896 domain-containing protein, producing the protein MDTLIQRINALAAKQKAGELSPEEKVEQAQLRQEYLKIFRGNFKQVLMNTKVVDPKGKDITPSRLKKAKKKR; encoded by the coding sequence ATGGACACACTCATTCAACGTATCAATGCCCTCGCCGCTAAGCAAAAAGCTGGCGAACTTTCCCCAGAAGAAAAAGTCGAACAAGCCCAATTGCGTCAAGAATATCTCAAAATTTTCCGCGGGAATTTCAAACAAGTTCTCATGAACACCAAAGTCGTCGATCCCAAAGGAAAAGATATTACACCCTCTCGTCTAAAAAAAGCAAAGAAGAAGCGCTAA
- a CDS encoding co-chaperone GroES, with product MLKPLNERVIIQVKEEEEKTASGIVLPSTAKEKPQIGEVVAVSEATEDYTPQVKVGDHVIFEKYATSEVKYEGQKYLIVKEKDLTAIVE from the coding sequence ATGTTAAAACCATTAAATGAACGTGTCATTATCCAAGTGAAGGAAGAAGAAGAGAAAACGGCTTCAGGAATTGTTCTCCCATCAACAGCTAAAGAAAAACCTCAGATTGGAGAAGTAGTTGCAGTTAGTGAAGCTACTGAAGACTATACGCCACAAGTTAAAGTGGGCGATCACGTTATTTTTGAAAAATATGCGACGAGTGAAGTGAAGTATGAGGGTCAAAAATATCTCATCGTTAAAGAAAAAGATTTAACAGCGATTGTAGAATAA
- the thiM gene encoding hydroxyethylthiazole kinase, with product MEKCIQNLRSQSPLIHCLTNYVTANDCANLLLACGASPIMGDAEEEVEEITQLSDGLLLNMGTPKNRTLPVMLKAGKRANELGHPVVFDPVGVGVSAFRRNIANGLMNGVHFQVIRGNLSEIKFLAGLCASFKGVDAGQEERLTSDKIEDLLPFLQSFAENRQAIIVVSGEVDLVCDGGKAYAIRAGHPLMAKVTGTGCMLSALITAYVTANSSHSLLATVAAVCAMGLAGEKAALRMSNQEGSNSFRCYLIDAISQMTPKDFALGSETERLLSRIRI from the coding sequence ATGGAAAAATGCATACAAAATCTTAGAAGCCAGTCACCGCTCATTCATTGTTTGACCAATTATGTGACGGCTAATGATTGTGCAAATTTACTTTTGGCTTGTGGAGCATCTCCTATTATGGGTGATGCGGAGGAAGAAGTAGAAGAAATCACGCAGCTCAGTGATGGACTCTTGCTGAATATGGGAACGCCGAAAAATCGAACCTTGCCAGTGATGTTAAAAGCGGGCAAGCGAGCGAATGAACTGGGGCATCCGGTGGTGTTTGATCCTGTTGGTGTGGGCGTATCTGCCTTTCGTAGGAACATTGCGAATGGACTGATGAATGGTGTTCATTTTCAAGTGATTCGTGGGAATTTGTCAGAAATTAAATTCTTAGCAGGTTTATGCGCGAGCTTTAAGGGGGTGGATGCGGGTCAAGAAGAACGGCTCACATCTGATAAAATAGAAGACCTTCTTCCGTTTTTGCAAAGTTTTGCTGAAAATCGGCAAGCCATTATTGTGGTAAGTGGGGAAGTGGATCTGGTTTGTGATGGGGGAAAAGCGTATGCAATTCGAGCAGGCCATCCGTTGATGGCAAAAGTGACCGGAACGGGATGCATGTTGTCAGCTTTAATTACTGCTTATGTGACTGCGAATTCGTCGCATTCCCTACTTGCTACTGTGGCAGCGGTTTGTGCCATGGGGTTAGCCGGAGAAAAAGCGGCTCTCAGAATGTCCAATCAAGAGGGAAGTAATTCTTTCCGTTGTTATTTAATAGATGCTATTTCTCAGATGACTCCTAAAGATTTTGCATTGGGAAGTGAGACGGAACGCTTATTGAGCCGTATTAGAATCTAA
- a CDS encoding ABC-F family ATP-binding cassette domain-containing protein has protein sequence MIILQASNLARYFGSDTLFESVNLTIQNNSRIGLVGRNGAGKSTLLKMLTGLEKPDQGTLSRQKEVSIAYMDQHAAISASSLTIYEEMLSVFAKELELLKQAEQLTEQIAQVSQSGDQEKYEQILKQYDRVQELIHTSNAYSIDSEIRTVLHGFHFPEADYDKPLAQLSGGQRTRLALCKVLLEKKDILILDEPTNHLDIETLSWLEGYLPSYPGALLIVSHDRYFLDAVTKETYDMTNHTIQYYKGNYSFYLKEKTTRLMTQTKAYEKQQKKIAKLEDYVARNLVRASTTKMAQSRRKQLERMTKIQKPQVDDKNPRIHFSCDKESGNVVLTADQLGIGYDDSTLSYPIDFQIRKQDAIAIVGPNGIGKSTLLKTLIGQLEPLRGQFTYGKNVTIGYYDQALARLHKGKDILHELWDDHPTMNEGAIRSVLGSFLFTGTDVEKSIDMLSGGEKARLALAKLSFEKDNFLILDEPTNHLDIDSKEVLENALIEYDGTLLFVSHDRYFINRIATQVIEIGEEGSTIYLGDYDYYIHKKSEQEERLALEKLELEEKTQPNPSASEENSYQKSKDLQRQKRKIERQIESLEQEIEHLDQTIQTIQEEMVQPEVLEDYERLNQLNEQLSLSKQQQEDCMQEWEEAQVTLESFQNE, from the coding sequence ATGATTATCTTACAAGCTTCTAACCTAGCACGATATTTCGGATCAGATACTTTATTCGAATCGGTCAATTTGACCATTCAAAATAATAGTCGAATTGGCCTAGTTGGAAGAAACGGGGCCGGAAAATCTACCCTCTTAAAAATGCTCACAGGATTAGAAAAGCCTGATCAAGGAACCTTATCCCGTCAAAAAGAAGTTTCTATTGCTTATATGGATCAACACGCTGCCATTTCTGCCAGCTCACTGACTATTTATGAAGAAATGCTTTCTGTATTTGCTAAAGAACTTGAACTCCTCAAACAAGCTGAACAATTAACAGAGCAAATTGCGCAAGTTAGTCAAAGCGGCGACCAAGAAAAATATGAACAAATTCTCAAGCAATATGATCGCGTACAAGAACTTATCCATACCAGCAATGCCTATAGTATTGATTCTGAAATTCGAACCGTTCTTCACGGTTTTCATTTCCCAGAAGCCGATTATGACAAACCACTTGCCCAATTATCAGGAGGCCAACGCACACGTCTTGCTCTCTGTAAAGTCTTACTAGAGAAGAAAGACATTCTCATTCTTGACGAACCAACCAACCATTTAGATATCGAAACTCTCTCTTGGTTAGAGGGTTACCTACCAAGTTATCCAGGCGCCCTTTTAATCGTTAGCCATGACCGTTATTTCCTAGATGCTGTGACTAAGGAAACCTATGATATGACTAATCACACCATCCAATATTATAAGGGCAACTACTCTTTTTATCTTAAAGAAAAAACTACTCGATTAATGACACAAACAAAAGCCTATGAAAAGCAGCAAAAGAAAATTGCTAAATTAGAAGACTATGTAGCGAGAAACTTAGTACGCGCTTCAACAACCAAAATGGCCCAAAGTAGGCGCAAACAATTAGAGCGCATGACCAAAATTCAAAAGCCTCAAGTGGACGATAAAAATCCTCGCATCCATTTTTCATGTGATAAAGAAAGTGGAAATGTGGTTCTCACGGCTGATCAATTAGGCATTGGTTATGATGATTCGACTCTCTCCTACCCTATCGACTTCCAAATTCGAAAGCAAGATGCCATCGCCATTGTAGGACCTAATGGTATTGGAAAATCTACCCTTTTAAAAACCCTTATTGGTCAGCTTGAACCGCTGCGTGGGCAATTCACGTATGGGAAAAATGTCACCATTGGCTACTATGACCAAGCACTTGCCCGCTTACATAAAGGCAAAGACATTCTCCATGAACTATGGGACGATCATCCTACAATGAATGAAGGTGCCATAAGAAGTGTCTTAGGTAGCTTCTTATTTACAGGCACTGACGTTGAAAAATCTATAGACATGCTCAGCGGAGGAGAAAAAGCCCGCCTAGCTTTGGCAAAACTAAGTTTTGAAAAAGACAACTTCCTTATTCTTGACGAACCAACTAACCATTTAGACATCGACTCCAAAGAAGTCTTGGAAAATGCCTTAATTGAATATGACGGCACCCTGCTCTTTGTCAGCCATGACCGTTATTTTATTAATCGTATCGCCACCCAGGTCATTGAAATTGGCGAAGAAGGCTCGACAATATATCTTGGCGATTACGATTACTACATCCACAAAAAATCTGAACAAGAAGAACGCTTAGCTCTCGAAAAATTAGAATTAGAAGAAAAGACTCAACCCAACCCTTCAGCTTCTGAAGAGAATTCCTATCAAAAATCAAAAGATTTGCAACGACAAAAGCGTAAAATTGAACGGCAAATTGAAAGTCTTGAGCAAGAAATCGAACATCTCGACCAAACGATCCAAACCATTCAAGAAGAAATGGTCCAACCTGAAGTCTTAGAAGATTATGAGCGTTTGAACCAACTCAATGAGCAATTATCACTTTCAAAGCAGCAACAAGAAGACTGTATGCAGGAATGGGAAGAAGCCCAAGTCACTTTAGAAAGTTTTCAAAACGAATAA
- the tsaD gene encoding tRNA (adenosine(37)-N6)-threonylcarbamoyltransferase complex transferase subunit TsaD has translation MGEGYGLTTILGIESSCDETGVAIVVDGHDMRSNIVATQIKSHMRFGGVVPEIASRHHVEQITQLINLALEKADMTFEDIDAIAVTKGPGLVGSLLIGITAAKTLAFVHEKPLIGVNHMAGHIYANQIVHPIHFPALALVVSGGHTELVYMSQDGQYQKIGDTRDDAVGEAFDKVGRLLGIPYPGGKKMDEMAQKGQDIYAYPRPMIAEDNFDFSFSGLKSAVINHLHQAEQKGESLDPNGVAASFQAAAVEVLVEKTKRALIQYPVKQLLLAGGVAANSGLRKGLTEALATLKDEVELVCPPLKLCGDNGAMIAAAAYTLYKAKDFSDLDLDAQPSIDLGEE, from the coding sequence ATGGGAGAAGGATACGGATTGACTACGATATTAGGAATTGAATCAAGTTGTGATGAGACAGGGGTAGCGATTGTTGTCGATGGACATGATATGCGCTCCAACATAGTAGCTACTCAAATCAAAAGCCATATGCGCTTTGGAGGGGTGGTCCCTGAAATTGCCAGCCGGCATCATGTGGAACAGATTACCCAACTTATTAACTTGGCTCTCGAAAAAGCAGACATGACCTTTGAGGATATTGATGCGATTGCGGTAACAAAGGGACCTGGCTTAGTGGGATCTCTGTTAATTGGGATTACTGCTGCTAAAACGTTAGCTTTTGTTCATGAGAAGCCGTTAATTGGAGTGAATCATATGGCGGGGCATATTTATGCTAATCAAATTGTCCATCCAATTCATTTTCCAGCTTTAGCTTTGGTTGTGAGTGGGGGTCATACGGAATTGGTCTATATGTCTCAAGATGGTCAGTATCAAAAGATTGGGGATACAAGAGATGACGCAGTAGGAGAAGCTTTCGATAAGGTAGGGAGATTACTTGGCATTCCTTATCCTGGGGGCAAAAAAATGGATGAAATGGCTCAGAAAGGGCAAGATATTTACGCTTATCCTCGCCCAATGATTGCAGAAGATAATTTTGATTTTTCATTTTCAGGCTTAAAGTCAGCCGTGATTAACCATCTTCATCAAGCGGAGCAAAAGGGCGAAAGTTTGGATCCAAACGGCGTAGCAGCGAGTTTCCAAGCGGCGGCTGTTGAAGTTTTAGTGGAAAAAACAAAGCGTGCACTTATCCAATATCCTGTAAAGCAACTCTTGCTGGCAGGAGGAGTTGCGGCTAATTCTGGTTTAAGAAAAGGCCTGACGGAGGCTCTAGCGACTTTGAAAGATGAAGTTGAATTGGTTTGCCCTCCTTTGAAATTGTGCGGGGATAATGGAGCAATGATTGCGGCAGCGGCTTATACCTTGTATAAAGCCAAAGATTTTTCAGATTTAGACTTGGATGCTCAGCCAAGTATTGATCTAGGAGAAGAGTAA